One genomic segment of Mauremys mutica isolate MM-2020 ecotype Southern chromosome 10, ASM2049712v1, whole genome shotgun sequence includes these proteins:
- the LOC123343276 gene encoding putative methyltransferase DDB_G0268948: protein MAVRLLDTQYNADSYQKYRFSPSENLQSVIFSYLEEKKVDPIRLAVDVGCGSGQSTRVLAAHFEKVVGTDISEAQIEAAKQAASFPNVSYHVCPAEELPFADGSVDLITAFTAAHWFDLPKFMKEVDRVLRPHGCVALSTYTTNFSMHYKDCSERLTEIFTETQEPLLKYADEKVNLVIAEYKEVFESVPFPDKKRVTQILDKIPMSVSGVIGLFQSFSMYQAFLRSDPEGAKSLLQKTEQRFLETMGVCSNETQVEIGIRSVSVLGCKGP, encoded by the exons ATGGCTGTGCGTTTGTTAGATACACAGTATAATGCAGATTCCTATCAGAAATACAGATTCTCTCCCTCCGAAAATCTCCAAAGTGTCATCTTCTCCTACCTGGAAGAAAAG AAAGTGGACCCCATTCGGCTGGCAGTGGATGTCGGCTGCGGGTCGGGACAAAGCACTCGCGTACTCGCAGCTCATTTTGAGAAGGTGGTTGGAACAGACATCAGTGAAGCTCAAATAGAAGCAGCCAAACAAGCTGCCTCCTTCCCAAATGTTTCTTATCA TGTGTGCCCTGCAGAGGAGCTGCCATTTGCGGATGGCTCTGTGGACCTCATTACTGCTTTTACAGCTGCCCACTGGTTTGATCTGCCGAAGTTCATGAAAGAAGTGGATCGAGTTCTCAGGCCACATGGCTGTGTGGCCCTTAGCACCTACACTACCAACTTCAGTATGCACTATAAAGACTGCTCAGAGCGGCTTACAGAAATCTTCACTGAG ACCCAGGAACCGCTTCTTAAATATGCAGATGAAAAAGTAAATCTTGTCATTGCAGAGTATAAAGAGGTGTTTGAGTCTGTGCCTTTTCCAGACAAGAAGAG AGTTACCCAGATCTTAGACAAAATTCCCATGTCTGTTTCTGGGGTGATCGGGCTATTCCAGTCCTTCTCCATGTATCAAGCCTTTCTGAGGAGCGACCCTGAAGGAGCAAAATCCCTCCTCCAAAAAACTGAACAAAG GTTCCTGGAGACCATGGGAGTTTGCTCTAATGAAACCCAGGTAGAGATCGGGATAAGGAGTGTTTCTGTTCTAGGCTGCAAGGGGCCGTGA